TCCCTCTATGGTGCAATTGGAGACAGAGAAAAGTCTTCAAGATTAGAGGGTGAGGCAAAAAGGCTCCAAGAACGATTTGAGCAGGAGTTTTGGATGGAGGATTGCGAATTCTATGCGATTGCACTAGATCAGAAGAAAGAAAAAGTCGGCACGATCACATCGAATCCCGGGCATGTATTATATTCAGGCATGATGTCTGATGAACGGGCGAAGAAAGTGAGTCAGACACTGACGGATGATCGCATGTTTTCGGGGTATGGCATCCGTACAATGGGGAAAGGCGAGGCAGGCTATAATCCGATGAGTTATCACGACGGGAGTATCTGGCCCCATGATAATAGCATGACACTTCTCGGTTTAAGCAAATTAGGATTTACCAGGGAAGCGGGGAAAGTGATGAGCGGTCTGATCGATGCTTCCCGTCACTTCGAATATGACCGCCTGCCCGAATTGTTCTGCGGGTATGATGCTGCGATTGGGAAAGTCGTCAAGTATCCGGTCGCATGTTCTCCTCAAGCCTGGGCAGCCGGTACCCCGCTTGTGTTTATTCAATCACTACTCGGGCTTTTCCCTGACAGCCTGGCAAAAGAAATTCACTTGAATCCGACCTTGCTGGATGAAATGGACACCCTGACTGTCCATAACATCACGATCGGTGAAGGGGTGCTGTCACTGTCGTTGACCCGGCATGGGGAAAAAGTGGAGACGAACATTCTGGAGAACTCCACTGGTTATCGCATTGTAAAAGAAAAAGAAACGGTGTAGTCACATTTGGAAAACTTATTTCCAATGTAAATAAATCTAAAGGGGTTGTATGAAGATGGCGAAAAAGAAGTGGATGGCGAGTTTGGGCATTACGACGATGCTGGTGGGGACCGTTTTGGCAGGATGCGGTGGATCAGATGAAAAGGCGAGTTCAGGAGATGGCGGCAATGACGAAAAAGTGGAGGTCACGCTTGCCGGATGGGGTGGAAACCCTTCTGAGCAAAAATTGCTAAAACAGACGCTTGCTGACTTTGAAGAGAAGCATCCAAATATCCATGTCAAGCATGAAGTCATTTCAGAGCAGTATATGGATGTTTTGAAAACGAGGCTCATCGGCGGCGAAGGTCCTGACGTTTTTTATCTGGATGCACTGGAAGCACCTGCCCTGATAGATACTGGTGTAGTAGAACCACTGGATGATTATGTGGCAGAAGACTTTGATGTTGACGACTTCGAGAAACCGATGCTTGAAGCCTTTCAGGTTGATGGAAAGACATATGGCTTCCCTAAAGATTACTCAACCCTGGCTTTATTCTACAATAAAAAAATGTTTGAAGAAGCAGGCGTAGAGGTCCCTGCCACATGGGATGAGCTACGCGAAGTGTCTAAAGCGTTGACGAAAGACGGGGTGTATGGATTTGGTGTCGCTCCGGAGCTTGCCCGTCTTTACCACATCGCACAAGCTGCCGGCGGAGAAGTCGT
The nucleotide sequence above comes from Bacillus sp. KH172YL63. Encoded proteins:
- a CDS encoding ABC transporter substrate-binding protein, which gives rise to MAKKKWMASLGITTMLVGTVLAGCGGSDEKASSGDGGNDEKVEVTLAGWGGNPSEQKLLKQTLADFEEKHPNIHVKHEVISEQYMDVLKTRLIGGEGPDVFYLDALEAPALIDTGVVEPLDDYVAEDFDVDDFEKPMLEAFQVDGKTYGFPKDYSTLALFYNKKMFEEAGVEVPATWDELREVSKALTKDGVYGFGVAPELARLYHIAQAAGGEVVKDDQANFASDKVVEALQPIVDQHNKDKTSAQASEVGANWGGEMFGQGKAAMVIEGNWAIPFLKDTFPEIEYGTAELPTVNGKKGTMAYTVGYVMNAASEKKEASWELISYLTGKEGMETWTSKGFALPTRKSVAEKLGYDQDELRGALVAGAPYATVWSEGKNLPIIMNNFNNQFIAAFLGDRPLDEALKEAQEQANSEVQ